AGATCCGGATCGGCGACGTGATCGCCCTCCGCCTGGATCCGGCGACGCCCCTGGGCTTGAGCGAGCTGCCCGGCGTGCTTCAGGTCCACGCGCGGGGCGAATACATGGAGTACACGGTGGACGCGCTCGACAAGCGCCTGCCGGAAATCCTCCGCTGGCTGCACGAGCAGGGCGTGCTGGTGCGCGATTGCCAGGTGCGCGAGCCCGAGCTCGAGGAGGTCTTCGTTGAGCTCGCGCGCTGACGCTCTCCTGAGGGAGCGGCCCCCCGAGACCTGGTTCGTGGAGGTGGTCCGCACCTGGGCCTTCGCCCACCGCAATGTGATCATGGCGCGGCGCAATGTGTTCTTCGTCTTCGAGCTCACCTTCTGGCCCGGGGTGGCCATGCTCTCGCACGGCCTTCTCACTCGCTTTCTCGCGCTCGACGCGAAGATGACGGCCTTCATCCTCGTGGGCACGGTGGCCCTGTCCACCATTCAGGTCTGCCAGCTCGACGTCGCCTATGCCGTGCTCTTCGACATCTGGTCGAAGTCCATGAAGCACCAGTTCCTGACGCCCATCGGCATCCGGCACATGGCCATCGGCTCGTGGCTGGTGGGGGTGGCGCGCGGCGTGACCGTCTTCGTGCTCATGGCCATGATCGGCACCTGGGCGTTCCGCTTCGACTTCATGGGCGGGGGCCCGGGCTCGTTGACTTTGTTCCTCCTGGGCTGCTTCCTCTGCTCGCTCATCATCGGGCTCCTCGTCTGCAGTCTCGTCCTCCTCTTCGGCACGCGGGCCGAGACCTCGGCGTGGGCGGCCGTCAACTTCATCGTCATGCTCTCCGGCATCTACTACCCGGTCTCCGTCCTCCCGGGCTGGGCGCA
The window above is part of the Candidatus Methylomirabilota bacterium genome. Proteins encoded here:
- a CDS encoding ABC transporter permease, coding for MSSRADALLRERPPETWFVEVVRTWAFAHRNVIMARRNVFFVFELTFWPGVAMLSHGLLTRFLALDAKMTAFILVGTVALSTIQVCQLDVAYAVLFDIWSKSMKHQFLTPIGIRHMAIGSWLVGVARGVTVFVLMAMIGTWAFRFDFMGGGPGSLTLFLLGCFLCSLIIGLLVCSLVLLFGTRAETSAWAAVNFIVMLSGIYYPVSVLPGWAQGVAAGIPLTYFLDAFRQGYGFEPHFAHAWLKGFALTGIYVVLAHWALASAVTRSRRTGLLLKLSE